A genomic stretch from Penicillium digitatum chromosome 4, complete sequence includes:
- a CDS encoding Carboxylyase-like protein → MTNTEPHLCFRSFVEALKADNDLVEIDSPIDPNLEAAAITRLVCETDDKAPLFNNLIGAKNGLFRILGAPASLRKSPKDRYGRLARHLALPPTASMRDILDKMLSASAMVPLPPNIVSTGPCKENFLEENQIDLTKLPAPLIHQADGGKYIQTYGMHIVQSPDGSWTNWSIARAMVSDDKHLTGLVIEPQHLWQIHQMWKKEGCDVPWALAFGVPPAAIMASSMPIPDGVTEAGYVGAMTGSALDLVKCDTNDLYVPATSEIVFEGTLSITDKGPEGPFGEMHGYVFPGDTHLWPKYKVNRITYRNNAIMPMSSCGRLTDETHTMIGSLAAAEIRKICQQAGLPVTDAFAPFESQVTWVALRIDTAKLRDMKTTPKEFPKKVGDLIFNCKAGYTIHRLVLCGDDIDVYNGKDVMWAFSTRCRPGLDEIFFEDVRGFPLIPYMSHGNGSPVQGGKVVSDALLPCEYTTGKNWEAADFESSYPEDLKQKVLANWTKMGFRE, encoded by the exons ATGACCAACACTGAGCCTCACCTCTGCTTCCGATCATTTGTTGAGGCTTTGAAGGCCGACAATGATCTAGTTGAGATTGACTCTCCAATCGACCCGAACCTTGAAGCGGCCGCTATTACTCGTCTTGTCTGTGAAACTGACGACAAGGCCCCGCtcttcaacaacctcatTGGTGCTAAAAACGGTCTCTTCCGCATCCTGGGTGCTCCTGCGTCTCTAAGAAAGTCCCCAAAGGATCGTTATGGTCGACTTGCGCGACACTTGGCCTTGCCACCGACCGCATCTATGCGCGACATCCTCGACAAGATGCTCTCGGCCAGCGCCATGGTCCCACTTCCACCCAACATCGTATCTACCGGCCCTTGTAAAGAGAACTTCCTCGAAGAGAACCAGATTGATCTGACTAAGCTTCCTGCACCTTTGATTCACCAGGCCGATGGAGGAAAGTACATCCAGACCTACGGAATGCACATTGTCCAATCCCCCGATGGGTCCTGGACTAACTGGTCTATTGCCCGTGCTATGGTCTCTGACGATAAGCACCTGACAGGTCTCGTCATTGAGCCTCAGCACCTCTGGCAGATCCACCAGATGTGGAAGAAGGAAGGCTGCGACGTCCCGTGGGCTCTGGCATTCGGTGTTCCCCCTGCCGCTATCATGGCTTCGAGCATGCCCATCCCCGATGGCGTGACCGAGGCTGGATATGTCGGTGCTATGACTGGCTCTGCCTTGGATCTGGTCAAGTGCGATACCAATGATCTCTATGTGCCCGCCACCTCTGAGATTGTCTTTGAAGGTACCCTTTCTATTACAGACAAGGGTCCCGAGGGTCCTTTCGGTGAAATGCACGGCTATGTCTTCCCTGGAGATACCCACCTGTGGCCCAAGTATAAGGTCAACCGCATCACCTACCGCAACAATGCGATCATGCCCATGTCATCTTGCGGTCGACTGACCGATGAGACT CATACCATGATCGGCTCGCTGGCCGCTGCCGAGATTCGTAAGATTTGCCAACAAGCTGGTCTCCCAGTAACTGATGCCTTCGCACCATTCGAGTCCCAAGTGACCTGGGTCGCGCTGAGAATCGACACCGCAAAGCTGCGAGACATGAAAACCACCCCAAAAGAATTTCCCAAGAAGGTTGGTGACCTTATCTTCAATTGCAAGGCCGGCTATACCATCCACCGGCTGGTGCTCTGTGGTGACGACATAGATGTCTACAACGGCAAAGATGTTATGTGGGCCTTCTCGACTCGCTGCCGTCCTGGCCTCGACGAGATCTTCTTCGAGGATGTGCGCGGGTTCCCCCTTATTCCATACATGTCGCATGGAAATGGATCACCGGTGCAGGGAGGAAAGGTTGTCTCTGATGCTCTTCTCCCCTGTGAGTATACTACTGGCAAAAATTGGGAGGCTGCCGATTTTGAGAGCTCGTATCCCGAGGATCTTAAGCAGAAGGTTTTGGCGAATTGGACGAAAATGGGATTCCGGGAGTAA
- a CDS encoding ERK3/4 MAP kinase: MSQAIEEEMIPGYTAGRYYPTRIGEILKDRYQVVGKLGFGASSTVWLARDMDYRRYVALKIFITSASMGQQLDDEPKIYKLIEDAPRKHPGRKYVRSLLDSFDNSVDEDQHRCLVHPPLWESVLDFLFRNPVQRLPTPILAVTLHRLFLALDYLHTQCKIIHTDIKADNIMFGIDDDSVLSDFENNELQDPCPRKHSEDIQPDIYRAPEVILQVPWSYSVDIWNVGCVIWNLYEGGSLFSGQDPEYQNYRSRAHLAGMIRLLGPPPSSFLARGNLTQKFFSDEGDLYAKDLVGEHISLEQRENSLEGEEKEMFLRLVRKMLQWEPEKRSSAMELEQDEWMQAELHK; the protein is encoded by the exons ATGAGTCAAGCAATTGAGGAAGAAATGATCCCGGGATATACTGCAGGCCGGTATTATCCTACTCGAATAGGGGAAATCCTCAAGGACCGGTACCAAGTTGTGGGGAAACTGGGATTTGGAGCCAGCTCAACCGTGTGGCTCGCACGTGATATGGA CTATCGTCGCTATGTTGCTCTCAAGATTTTCATAACGTCCGCATCGATGGGGCAGCAACTGGACGACGAGCCAAAGATATATAAACTTATCGAGGATGCTCCCCGGAAACATCCAGGCCGCAAGTACGTCAGATCGTTGCTAGACTCCTTTGACAACAGTGTAGATGAAGATCAACATCGATGCCTCGTGCATCCTCCATTGTGGGAGAGTGTACTGGATTTTCTATTCCGCAACCCGGTACAGAGACTACCAACACCAATTTTAGCAGTGACGCTTCATCGTCTATTTCTTGCATTGGACTATCTGCATACACAATGCAAAATCATCCACACCG ATATCAAAGCAGACAACATTATGTTCGGCATTGATGATGATTCCGTTCTCAGTGATTTTGAAAACAATGAGCTCCAAGATCCCTGTCCTAGAAAG CACTCGGAAGACATTCAGCCGGATATATATCGAGCCCCGGAAGTGATCTTGCAAGTTCCATGGTCATACAGCGTTGATATATGGAACGTGGGATGCGTG ATTTGGAACCTTTACGAAGGAGGATCACTGTTTAGCGGCCAGGATCCAGAGTATCAGAATTACAGGAGTCGGGCTCATCTGGCTGGGATGATACGCCTGCTCGGTCCGCCACCGTCAAGTTTCCTTGCCCGAGGAAATTTGACGCAAAAGTTCTTTTCAGACGAAG GTGACTTATACGCCAAGGACTTAGTGGGAGAACACATCTCGCTCGAACAAAGAGAGAACAGTCTCGAGGGGGAGGAAAAAGAGATGTTTCTCCGGCTAGTACGAAAGATGTTACAATGGGAGCCAGAAAAGCGAAGCTCTGCCATGGAACTTGAACAGGACGAGTGGATGCAAGCAGAATTACATAAATAG